From the genome of Methanoregula boonei 6A8:
AAGGTGCATACCTTTTCCTCGCCGGTCAGTAACGGGGGGTATTTCCAGTATGGATTCCATGTGGATATGCCCCCGGGCGTGTACACGGTTTACATCAGCAGCCCTTCACTGTCCAACAGCCTGACAAGCACCCTGACCGTGGTAGAATCCAATGCAAACCTGACGGCGGTTGCACCGGTTATTAGCACTCAGGTTACTTCGCCTCCTGCTTCGACCGGGACACCTGTTGCTCCTCAGGCCACGGCCACAATCCCGCCGGGATCGGGGACACTGGTGATATCATCAGTACCGGCCGGCGCTTCAGTCTATCTTGATTCAGCAAATGTCGGAATTTCGCCGGTGACACTGAATGGCGTTGCACCCGGTACGCACCTTGTGGAGATCAAGTCTCCGGGTTACCTTACCGTGTCCATGGATGTCGTTGTCACAAGTGACAAGCCTGTTGAGGTCTCACCCCAGCTGGTAAGGGCACCCTTTGGACTTGGGCTTTCTCCCCTTGCAGCGCTCGGCGGTTGCCTTGGTGCAGCAGCTTTGTTTATCGTTTCACGGAAGAAATAACGGATAACCTGCATACGAGCGGAGAAGTATACCCTCATAAATGCATTTGAGGGTTACCGCAACCTATAACCAAAACCCAT
Proteins encoded in this window:
- a CDS encoding PEGA domain-containing protein, coding for MSSKNFPELFSWLLLAIILLLCIGPAQAGTVSITYRGSGGYYVGDSVILDGMNTVGNTTVITITGPGLPAAGVPPYNLTGDAGTGNTAVTDPSGTWSYDWDSSRALGASSLNPGRYTFTVYDNSNSQINSSVSVFLKQPEFYASISPNPAVLNDYVQVTGKVESAADTIGIDVIDASGNKVHTFSSPVSNGGYFQYGFHVDMPPGVYTVYISSPSLSNSLTSTLTVVESNANLTAVAPVISTQVTSPPASTGTPVAPQATATIPPGSGTLVISSVPAGASVYLDSANVGISPVTLNGVAPGTHLVEIKSPGYLTVSMDVVVTSDKPVEVSPQLVRAPFGLGLSPLAALGGCLGAAALFIVSRKK